The genome window ATTTCAATATCTGTTTTTTGATGATTATCAATTGGCTTTACATTCATTCCTTTGAAATCTTTTGCTTCTTCTTTAATAACTCCGTCCATTCCAATATGCTGAATAAAAGGCAAATTTTCTTTTTTAGCCAAATTCATATCATCTTCACCAAACGCTGGCGCGATATGCACGACACCAGTTCCTTCTTCGGTGGTTACAAAATCATCAGCATAAATTTTCCATCCATTTTCCTTATTTTCTAAATTTGCGTCTTTTGAATAATAATCAAAAATCGGTTCATATTTCAATCCAACTAAATCCTTACCTTTAAACTTTTCCATTATTTCATATTTTTCATTTTCTAAAGCATCTTTTAATCTGTCTTTTGCCAAAATAAAAACCTCCCCTAACCCCTCCTTATCAGGAGGGGAAAATTTGACTTTTACTTTTACATACTCAATTTCGTTCCCAACAGCCAACGCAACATTTCCTAAGAGTGTCCATGGCGTTGTTGTCCAAGCCAAAATATAAGTATTGTCATCAACAATAAAATTTCCTATTTTTTGTCCTGCTTCAAGTTTAAATTTTACAGTCGCTGACAAATCCTTAATATCTTTATAACCCTCCGCGACTTCTGACTGAGACAAAGTCGTTTCACATCGCGGACAAATATGCATTGGCTTATACCCATTATAAATCAAACCTTTGTCCCACAATTCTTTAAACACCCACCAAACAGATTCCATAAAATTCTTGTCCATTGTTTTATAGCAATTTTTCATATCAGCCCAACGTCCAAGCCTGCTGATTGTTTTTTCCCAATCATCAACATAGCTTAAAACTTTTGAACAGCATTGTTTGTTAAATTTTTCTATTCCCAAATTTTCAATATCTTTTTTGCTTTGCGAGTCCATTTCTTTTTCAACAATATTTTCAATTGGCAATCCATGACAATCCCATCCCCATCTTCTTTCAACACGATAACCTTTCATTGTTTTATATCTTGGCACAACATCCTTCATTATGTTTCCAACGATATGTCCGTAATGCGGAGGACCTGACGCAAACGGCGGACCGTCATAAAAAACATAGTCGCCTTTTGGCGCTTTCCTATTTACAGACTTTTCAAAAATTTTATTTTTTTCCCAAAATTTTAAAGTTTTTTCTTCTTGTTCTGAAAAAAAATTTTTTGTTTTTTGTTGATCTTGCTTTTTCATAAATTTTTAATCCGACTATCTTTTAATATTTTTCAAGTTTATTTTACTATTTTTAACGTAAATTAATAAAAAGTTGCATGGTTTTTGATAAATGCTATACTTTGATAAAATAAACAAAATAAACTAAAGAAGTAATTTAAATATAACATAAGCTTATATAACATACAAATTTTTACTATTAAAAAACAAAAAGTTTTTATAAAAACCAGTTAGCTGAGATATATATTTTTCTTTTAGGGCTATTGCCTCTCCATATAATAAACAAACTAAAATTAATAAAGTTGACAATATGATAATAAAGGGTTGACAATATGGTAAAAAAGGGTTTACAATATACTATATGAGTAAAAAAAGTACTAAAATTAAAGAATTCATTTTTGAACAATTACCAAATCATTCTACTGATATAGTACATCTTCTTTATAAAACATTCAATTTTTCCAGACAAAGAGCCCATTGGTATATTTCACAAGAAATCAAAAATGGTAAAATTATTAAAATTGGTCGTACTAATTCGACTCGTTATTTTATTCTAGGAGGGAATAATATTGAATTCAGTTGTAAAATTAAACCGGATTTAGCAGAGGATCAAATATGGTCTAAGTATGTAAAACCCATGATTACAGATTGTTCTGAAAATGTTAAGGGAATTGTTGCATACGGCTTCACTGAAATGTACAACAATGCCATTGATCACTCAGAGGGAACAACTATTTACACAAAACTTAAAAGGAATAATAAGAACCTCGAAATTACTATAATGGATAACGGTATTGGAATATTCCAAAAAATTAAAAATACATTAAACTTAGACTCAGTTCGAGAGTCCATACTTCACCTTTCAAAGGGTAAATTCACTACTGATCCCTCAAAACACACAGGAGAAGGAATATTTTTTACAACTAGAATTTTCGATAAATTTTCTATATTTTCTAGTCACATGTTCTATGGTTTCGAAAAAAATAATTGGTTTCTTTCATCCGAAAAAAATGAAAACTTTGGACAAGGAACTTATATTAAATTGACTCTATCTCTTAATTCAAAAAAAACTCCTAAAAAAGTAATGGATAAATACGCTGATCAAGAAATTGGATTTACGAAAACTATAGTTGCCGTGGCCTTAAGTGCTGGCCCAAACGACCCTCATGTATCAAGATCACAAGCAAAACGCTTACTTATGGGATTAGAAAAATTTAAAACAATCATTTTAGATTTTAAAAATGTAGCATCAGTTGGACAAGCATTCGTCGACGAAGTATTCCGTGTTTTTAAGAATGAACATCCTGATATTGTCATTCAATACTGTAATGCGAATAGTGAAGTTAAGGGCATGATAATAAGAAGACTATCTACAAAATAACAATGTTAAACTTTTCTATATTTATTAATTTAGTTTGTTTATTATATGGAGTGATTTGCATCCGCAAATCAAAGAAAAACATATACATCAGCTAACAACGCGATATACGGTTACGGCTCTTCCGAGAGCCTCCACCCATATTTGCCTCCGCTACCTGCCTGCCGGCAGGCAGGCGCTACGGCAAACATCAGATATGCCGAAACGTTATACGCAATTCAAAAAATATTTTTTTAATATGGTTTTCTTATTACTATGAAAAATTTAAAATTTAACAAAAAACAATTCATAATTCTTCTGCTTTTTTGTTTCTTTGGATCTGTATTAGCTATCACGCATGGGATATTTTTTGATCTTAATATCGCGCAAATCAAACGATTGACTTTTATTGGCGTTGCGCTGACAATGTTTATAGCTTTTTTATTTCTGCTGTTTTTGGAATGGATATTTGATTTAGACAATGAAATAAAAATAGAAAAATTAAGTAAAGAAATTGAAGATATTAAGAAAAAAATCAGGTAACTTTATGCTCTTGAAATAATTCCATTTTAACTAAAAAAATGGTTCCAAAAACAATACAAATATCAGCAAAGTTAAAAATAGAAAACCATGGGATATTGATAAAATCTATAACATAGCCCAAAAGTATTCTGTCAATTAGATTTGAAATAGCTCCTGCAAGAATAATTGTAATAATTAAAACTTTCGCGAAATTATTTTGCTGATAGTTTTTTCTCAAAAGATTAAGCAAAAACAGAATAATAATCGCTATTAACGGATACAAAACGCAATATCCAACATCAATTCCAAGCGCCAAACCGTAATTTTTGTTTAAAGT of Patescibacteria group bacterium contains these proteins:
- a CDS encoding DUF4325 domain-containing protein; this translates as MSKKSTKIKEFIFEQLPNHSTDIVHLLYKTFNFSRQRAHWYISQEIKNGKIIKIGRTNSTRYFILGGNNIEFSCKIKPDLAEDQIWSKYVKPMITDCSENVKGIVAYGFTEMYNNAIDHSEGTTIYTKLKRNNKNLEITIMDNGIGIFQKIKNTLNLDSVRESILHLSKGKFTTDPSKHTGEGIFFTTRIFDKFSIFSSHMFYGFEKNNWFLSSEKNENFGQGTYIKLTLSLNSKKTPKKVMDKYADQEIGFTKTIVAVALSAGPNDPHVSRSQAKRLLMGLEKFKTIILDFKNVASVGQAFVDEVFRVFKNEHPDIVIQYCNANSEVKGMIIRRLSTK
- the lspA gene encoding signal peptidase II — protein: MNKIIKIILINIVGIVIIVLDQASKRFILKNPDTFRDFSIENFLQITLNKNYGLALGIDVGYCVLYPLIAIIILFLLNLLRKNYQQNNFAKVLIITIILAGAISNLIDRILLGYVIDFINIPWFSIFNFADICIVFGTIFLVKMELFQEHKVT